The bacterium DNA window ACCGGCTTTGTGCAGGATCACACGGCTGGCATACTGCGAATCGTAAGCATCCCACGCGGTGTGCGGATGCCAATAGGCAAGGTCGCCGCTGGCAGCGACGGAGGGGTTGGCATGCTGGGAGAGATTGCCGGGCAGGCCGGAGCTGAGATTATAGGCTGCGCTCCAGCCGCTGTTGTAGTAATGCAGGAGAATGTTGGAGGCGTTGGGGATCACATTGGTGGCATAGGCCAGCGCCGTGGTATTGGCGCCCCAGGCGGTTTTGGCCGGCGCCACCGTGGGAGAATTGAGTGCCGTGCCGGAAATGGTCGCGGCGGTGCTCCAGGAGGAACCATTATCGGTGCTGCGCCGCCATTTCAAATTGCCGCCGGAGCGGTAAACCATCATCAGCTCATTGGCTGCCGGACTGGCGATGACGGGCAGCGGAGCATTAGCGCCGGCATTGCTGTCCAACGTCTGCGTGCTGCCCCACGCGCCGGAGGCATAGCGGCGGTGATAAACAACATGCGTGCTGCCGGTGTAACGCTGCCAGACGGCGAAGAGGCTGCCCGAGCGCTCGGCGAGGCAGGGATATTTGTTGCTGCCGTTGCCGCTGCTGAGGCGCTTGTAGCCGCTCCACATACTGCCACCATCGGTAGATTTCTGGTAATAAACCTCACCGCTGCTCTCATAGACGAGATGATAGGCTCCACCAGAGCCACGA harbors:
- a CDS encoding exo-alpha-sialidase yields the protein RGSGGAYHLVYESSGEVYYQKSTDGGSMWSGYKRLSSGNGSNKYPCLAERSGSLFAVWQRYTGSTHVVYHRRYASGAWGSTQTLDSNAGANAPLPVIASPAANELMMVYRSGGNLKWRRSTDNGSSWSTAATISGTALNSPTVAPAKTAWGANTTALAYATNVIPNASNILLHYYNSGWSAAYNLSSGLPGNLSQHANPSVAASGDLAYWHPHTAWDAYDSQYASRVILHKAG